The Drosophila innubila isolate TH190305 chromosome 2R unlocalized genomic scaffold, UK_Dinn_1.0 1_C_2R, whole genome shotgun sequence DNA window CCTACCAGCATACCGGCCAGTTactttgccacgccccctaaTGGAGTGTTGGGTCATCCGTTTGGTGCTCGTCCACCGCCACAGGCACCGCATCCCTTCCTGCCGCCACCGCCCGGCATGTTGCCTCGGGGATTTGGCGCCCACTTCGGACCGCCGCCAATGCAACCGCAGATGCAGATGCCACAGATGCCAGAGCTGCAGGGTGCACTGGGTGCTCTGCTGGGAGCAGCGCCTCCAGTTACTGTGATGGTGCCATATCCGATTATAATACCGCTGCCCATACCCATCCCAGTGCCATTGCCCATTGTGGATTTCTACAAGGCGCATTTGACGCCGGAGCAGCGCAAGCGTTTCGATGAGGAGCGTGGCAGGGGCACAGGGGAGGATCAGCCACAGCCACTGGACTGCAGCAAGGCCAAGACAGAGCTGGACATGGAGGTGGAGGCGGAACAGGggcaggaggagcagcaggagcaacaggaGCTGGAAGCAGTGCAGGAGAATGTAGAAGAGCTGAGATCCAAACCAAAGACAACGCCAGCGAGAACGACACCATCGCCATCCATATCCACATCGCCCACGACAGACTCAACAGGCACACACCATGAGACGACGCACTGCATCATTGTGCACAAAGTGGAGCAGGCGGAGGGAGAATCTCCGGGCAATGCAAATGATTCAGTGGAGCTGGAGGCACATAAACTGCCCAAGATAAAGATAACACGACTGCAAACGAAACGGACGCTTATACAAACCAAAGACACAAACACGCCcacggccacgcccacatctCCAGCAGGCGGAGTGGGAGGCGATAGCAGTGCAACGGCGGCAGAATGTAGTAGACCGTTGCGAAAGCGTAAAAGGATTATTGATTGTGATTTTCAGAAGATTGCGCTGCGGGAACTGGAAACAGCTGATGAGacccacaacagcaacaacaaggaaGCGGAAGCGGAAACAGAAGAGAAAGTGTGCAatataaacagcaacaacagtgctAAAGCAAAAAAGTAGTAGAGCATAGTGTAAGCATTAAAGTACTCTTAGTAGAAATAGTAGTAACTCTTATAAAATAGTagtatatgcatgtgtgcgtgctgacttattaaataatattataaatataatcattaatcATATGTAATTGATATAAATAGAAGTAGCACAAAGTGCagacaaaatttgaattgaatttaatgaataaattattatgtacatacaacaAGAAGATGAAATGTGTAACATTTTGAATAAACTAATCAAATTGGCAAAGTAACCTCTAAATTGGTAATAAGCGGTTAACAGTGCTCGCAACATTACCTTAACAGCACAAGCGTTGCCAGCTGCTCGCAATGATCACTGCTACAAACTAAATAAAGCTGACTGCTATGACATTACGCGCGTAATTTAAaacaagtaaatatttattttaagactatattattaatgcaagctacattttaaacatataaaaaatgcatggGCTTTCACAGcggagttttgataaagttttcATCGTCGACAATTGTGTAGGTATGGTTGCGATAAGTatccaaattaaatatatatttcttgccACAATCCTTCATCAGTTTCAAAATTACTGgctttatattttcaatgccCGCCATACTCGCCAGTTCATTGTAGTAATCAAACTGCAGCAGatgtaaatatacaattattttcagtttatcaTAGCTAATGAAAATAATCTCACCTGTCGCTCGCCCATTTGATGAGCCTTTTTGCGATTGTAAAAACCGCAATCCCAGCGCTCGCCCTGCTCCTTCTCCAGATCGGCCAACATTTGTTCCCTGGTGGGCAACTCCCGCTGACCCGTATAAAACTTGAGGGTGAAACGCACCTGCATGTCAAAGATTTGCGTGGGTATCACATTGAAGGGCAGCCCAATGAACGACATTGTCGGATTGTTAATGTTGACGCAGTGCTTCCACAGTGGCTGCACAAAGTTATCGATCACCTGGATGCCCACATCAGTGCTGAGGCAGGGAAAACTATACTCATAGCCGGTGCAATACATCACATGATCAAAGGATTCGCTACTGCCATCCTTAAAAACAGCTCCACTTTTGGTGAATCTTTTCACATCCGGCTTTTGTGTCACATTCCCCATAAATGTGGTGTTGGGCGTGGCATTCAAATGATGGCTGAGATACACATGACTCGCTGCCTGTCGAACATGATTCGCTATATCCATGCCACTCGGACCGGCACCAATGATCAAAACACTCTGATCTGTGGGGAAAAATGCTTTGTTATTATACACAACAATCAATCATCAaccaataattataattgtacgattatataaaaaaatatagcttTTATCTTTTTTCCTAGAATCCAATccgtttttaattaaaaaaatatatataaaaatttaaaactattgaGTTAAATTTAGTTACTTAACGAAATTAATGTTTTGATACAGCctaattttcaaaacaaaatcagaGAGACCAAACCAGATGTTcagtaaaaatattgataaggCCATTATCAAAGTATGTGCGAATTTGTAGGTCGCATTGAACTTAAAACCAGTCAATGTTTTCTTAAGTACCCCCGATCTCAACATTCAGATCTAGCATAGAAACACTTGCACAATctttatacataaattgttatacatacatacatacaccccttcatacatatgtttacTTATATTAACCCAATTAGCAGCTGTCTTTCCATAAATCTGAGTACTTTGATAAGACTCTGGACTACTtattaaaaatggcaaaaaaaaaatgtaaaaaaacaaatggggAACTGTAGCTAGACTACACACTCGAAAGTAAGAggacaaatatttgtatatactaaCACTTGAAAATATCATACGTTATTATAAAGCAGGAAGAAACTGAATCTTATCTTGTCTGAAGTATGTACCTTTAAATTTATCAGCCTTGCGGTATAAATGACTGTGCATTTGTTGACCCTCGTATAGCTGCATTCCCTCGATATCGGGCATATCCGGTTCCGTATAGTGACCATTGCAGACATAAACGAAATCATAATAAACCGGATCGcaagtgttgtttttgtgatCCCAGACATACACCTACATGTTAATTGCAATGTAACGTAATAacaaagtataaaattaatgagATAATGaagtaataacaataataacaataacaacaagattTCTACACTGTAATGCATATACGTCAGCACTTACCTCCCAATCATTTAATCGGGGTCGCACCCTGATGACCTCGTGTTGCAGTTTAATGTGTGGCCGCAGCTTGAAGTGATCAGCATAGGAGCGTAGAAAGTCTAGAACCTGCTGCGATGTGATAAAAGACTCCTTGATCTCGCTGGGATACAGATAGTCCGGATAGCCCATGACTTCCTTTGGTAAATTTGtgctgtaatttaaattttattattattattaatttatttcatcaaaatccaaaaatataaattatttctaattggatttttatattttatagaaagttctaaaatgtttttacttttggtCGTGTTTTAAAACCTTTTTTATGTTGATTACTTAATACTTTAAgtacattataaaatatagattTGATGAAATCACTTATTTTGTAGCCGACTTCCCTCACATTGatctttcaaattttttttcagtgactgcaaaataataacCTACCGTAATCCTTCATACATGCTGCTATGCACCTCATCATATTGATCCTTGGGCATCTCCTCCGAGAATATCCAAGTGCCGCCAATATCTGTGCCCCTCTCGTAGGCCACTGCCTCCAATCCCGCCTGCAGGGAGTTTTTCAGGGCGCATAATCCAGCAGTGCCagctaagaaaatttaatcattgtattgcattcatttaaatatatgtatgtaacttTTTGGCTTACCTCCTATAACGCATACGCGACGTTTCTCGTGCATTGGAGTCTTAAACATTTTactcaattcaatttcacTTCGCGCTCTTATTAATTGAGACTTTCCGATGCGTCGTCTCTCCTGCTCGCCGTGTGTCCAGTGACTAGCTCCATGGACTACGACTTACATATGCTCATAACACGTCCATATAGCATGCAGTGCAGTGCGGTACAATTTGTAGCGGTGTCAGACTTGATTAGTTCACATATACTGTTCGTTACAGTGAATCAAAGAaatccaatttaaataattttgaaaatctacTTGAGTCTTAGTAAAATTTCTGCAAAGTTTCAAGTTTCTAGATTCCGTCAAAATATATTACTTCTTATTCATTGtgcaatgttaattttaagtttgtgatcaaactttaaaaaaactcaaaactctttaatcaaatatattttgtattctttaatatttatttgaatatcataTTGGGTTAAACGCAGCGCACTGTCAAGTCGACTTGAATGTAATTTCACATCTGTAAACACTTATCAGCCAGTCACATAACAGAGTCGTCTACGTCGCCGTCCGCGTCGACGTCTCTGTCAATGAAAGTGCTGTTCACCacagtgtatgtatgtaaattcatGACGAACAAACTGGGATAGATATTTCTGGCAGACCGATGTAACAGAACTGATAATGCTGAACGGAATGCCGACATCTGGAGAGTAGATAGTTGTCTTGCAGCTATtccagttttatatatatcagtCACTGTGTCATTTCAGTTTATTAGCCCATTTAAATATGTTCACAATCAactgaatatacatatgtaactgTGCTTGTAACATGtacaaagaaataattaaaagtgttAAGAAAGTTCAATTAGCATCTGTGTGCAACAATAATTAGCGATAtctataattaatatacagGAGTATATTAAAAGATTGGAGTGGGGTAGCCaaagcaattaatttgataaaataaaatactggTTTAGTTAATATAGCACTTGTATGAATACactcaaacaaaaaacagtgCAAAATTCTGAAACATCTGTATTTAACAGTTTCTGTTAACTGCTTGGGACATTGCTAATAGTCATTTAACATAAGAAACAAAGTAATGTTAACACTCTAACATAATCGATTGCTGTTAACAAAGCAACAAGTAAAATGTTTTCTGGGttgtagaaaaaaatgaaattgataagCGTGATTATTTCCTGACCGTAGAcacaataaat harbors:
- the LOC117784182 gene encoding senecionine N-oxygenase; translation: MFKTPMHEKRRVCVIGAGTAGLCALKNSLQAGLEAVAYERGTDIGGTWIFSEEMPKDQYDEVHSSMYEGLRTNLPKEVMGYPDYLYPSEIKESFITSQQVLDFLRSYADHFKLRPHIKLQHEVIRVRPRLNDWEVYVWDHKNNTCDPVYYDFVYVCNGHYTEPDMPDIEGMQLYEGQQMHSHLYRKADKFKDQSVLIIGAGPSGMDIANHVRQAASHVYLSHHLNATPNTTFMGNVTQKPDVKRFTKSGAVFKDGSSESFDHVMYCTGYEYSFPCLSTDVGIQVIDNFVQPLWKHCVNINNPTMSFIGLPFNVIPTQIFDMQVRFTLKFYTGQRELPTREQMLADLEKEQGERWDCGFYNRKKAHQMGERQFDYYNELASMAGIENIKPVILKLMKDCGKKYIFNLDTYRNHTYTIVDDENFIKTPL